In Phragmites australis chromosome 18, lpPhrAust1.1, whole genome shotgun sequence, the genomic window CACAACTGTAACAATCCTGTCCAGAAGCTTCCCGTTCCTAGTTGATTTTACCATGTATCTAGCTAGATCAAAACAGTTTTCATCATCCTGAGCCTTTGTTTGGGCACTACAGATGGATGTGCATGCCTTGTAACACCAAGCCTTTCATGCACTCACTCCTAAATGATTCACCATCTGAATGCAGTCTTTTGAAAAGTTGACAGATACCATGCACAACATCTCACCTAGACCTTAGAGGATGCAGTATCACGTAGCCCATGCAGTTTACGGTTATATAATGTATATGCATATCCATGAACTACAGAACAAGGTACAGTTACCTGTATTTTCTACTATTAAATAGTTATGTGCTAAAATCTAATTCCAGAGCTCAGTGTAGTTTTCCCACTCGAACCACCTACTGTGAAAGTGCACTATCTCAAAATTTAGCTGAGTCtataaaatatattcataaacAGTAGTTTTGAAAAACAACACACATCATTCAAGGGACATGTTCTTGTGTAAAACGGTGTCTTTTACCTGATGTTTCAGGCCCTTTTTTCTAAGAAAAACATACCTGTAACCACACACTCTCATGAAAAAAGAGTAATCATACAGGAAGGATACCAAATTGTAAACTGAGAAATTAGGTATGTCTAAAGTTATCTGGAAGTGTAAACATCAGTACAAGGTTAGACTTCGGTAAGGCACtactagaaaaataaaaatgcaaaaacatCATATAGCTGTATTTGTACCTTCCCAATGTCACCAACCACAGAAATTTCTTGCTCGTTTCTACTTCCTTCAGCAAACATGCAGAGATCAAGCATGCCACGAGAGCCATTATCGAATTCTACTATCACATAAGCATTGTCGATTATATCTGGAACCTGCACTGGGAGATAATTAACTTTTAACTACTGTTGTTTTAACTAATGCCCTGTTTGGCACAGCTTATTgctggcttctgcttctcagaaactataagctgaaacaaacagactgGCTTATTGCTAGCTTTTGAAAAGCTGAAAAGTTGGCTTCtaatgaaatgaactaaaagttaaTAAACTGGCTGAGAGTggcttttttgaaaagctgctatgttgagaaattaaaaatttatcataaaaaccAACAGTTTTTAACATAAGCCATAAGCAGCTTTCAGCAAAAGCTCATAAGTTTCAGCTGTGCCAAACAAAACCTAAGTCTGTTGTAACTAGACAAATTCAAAGGCTTCCTGTCAGCTTGAGTATTTATCTAAAGAGGAGTTCCAACTGTGATCCAGTATCGCACAAATGCTAGAACAGAGAATATAAATAAGGAACTCATGATTTCACTATTAGTTTAGCAAGCATTATCATCGGAGCTGGCATGGGAATGAGTCCCAATTCACCAAGCATGCATCTAGTGAAAAAATTGGATCCAATAGTGAGACAACTTGACCTTTCCATCATACACTTCATCCTTATGGTTAACATCAATAGCTCCAGAAGCCATTACACGAACTGGATTTGCAGCTGCAAACAATCTCATCAAATCAAAGAAGTGGCAGCACTTCTCAACCAGAGTTCCCCCACTATTGTAATTGAACCTATTCCAGTTGTTTACCTGGAAGAGGTGTAGCAGTTAGAAACAATAAGTGAACATATATTATAGGTAACCGCAGCCTCTTTTACCTTAACAAGGAAAGGAAAACGGTGTTCGCGTATTGCTACCATTCTGACTTGTCCTAGTGTGCCGCTCTTAACAATATGTATCAGCTTAGCCACCGGTGGCATATACCTGTATTCTAGTCCAACTTGCACAATTATGTCTGGTCTCCGTTTAGAAGCTTCAGTGACCTGTATAGAAATAAATATGATTTGTGATATCAAAATGAAGAATCTTGCATATATTTTAGAATAGCAAAATTGGAAATCAAACAACGAACAGATCAAACATTACATACAGTTGGTTACACTTAACAACATAGAGACAGAAACACAAAATGTCAAAGTTTATGGCATGTAGAGTCAAGCTTGTTAGTAATATATAGAGTCCTTATATCTTACGTATAGATTACTAGAATCCTTATCTTGTACTTCCTCATGTActctctatatattgcccccaAGTTGTTATTCTTAACAAAGCTGAAATACAATGATAATAGTTTAAACAACAACATGGATCCCCTAATCAGGAGAAtaattatattaatatttttttctccttatttttgcTCCAATAAGATAGggcagtaatttggtcagaacATACCCCATTACTATCTGAATTAAGCAAAACAAAGTAAAGTTACTATTTTTTGTATGGTATTATAGATTATACAATTATAGAATCTGATTACTGATATCTCTGGGAAGATGAAATGTCCAAAACTATTCAACAGGCAGTCAGCATTGATGTAATTAGGTGAtaccaaagaagaaaaaagaaagagtagCAGACGCTAGCATGTAGCAGAACTTGGTAAAAGGTGATTTTactttataaaaataatcaaactgTGGCCTCACCTTCTTGCAGTGCTGTACCGTAGTGCACAAGGGCTTCTCGACAAGAATGTGGTGCGGTTTGCGGTGGTTGATGATGTCCATGAGTATCTCGTAGTGGGTCATGTTCGGAGACGATATGATGACGGCATCGCAGAGCCCGCTGTCCAGCATCTCGCGGTGACCTGCAAAGGTCTTGAAACCTTATGGTTGTTAAGGAATTAGTACTACTCTGAGCACTCTATCATAATCgattcatatttttcttttctttttacattATGTTGACGAGATTTTTAGTAGAGTTAACATAAACTTGGCGTCCCCAAATCCAACTCCGATCCAGCCCGGTAATGTAATTAAATTAAGCAAAAGAACACATTTCAGAACCTGACTGGTTATAGCAAGTAGCGAAGTGCGCGGTACGCATCATCACATACTAGGGTGGCTGCGACAGCGAGGGTGTACCTGGGGAGCCGGGAGGCCGAGCTCGGCGGCGAGTTGGAGGCCAAGGCGGAGGGACTCCGGGTGGGGGTCGGCGAGGCCGGTCACCCGCACCAGGACGGACTGCTCCCGCTCGACCTCGGCGGCGAGGTGGGCGAGGTTGTGGAGGTGCTCCCTCCCCATCATCCCCACCCCGACTATCCCGTACCTCacctccgccgccatctccccTGCCGCGGCCGTCAGCCGTTTCTTGGTTCCGCGAATCTGGACGGGTTTCGACGACCTTCGAGTGAAGAGTGAACCGGTGGTTGCTGCTTCGCCATCCAAACCGAATCAGATTCGGTTTCTCTCCAGCCGTTGGATCAAGCGATGGAGGTTCTACGTCCGTTGGATTGAGGATggtgcagttttttttttatgggaCTTGGGGGAGTGGGCTGACGAGGTACTTATGGGCTTCTTGGGCCTTGCATTCAGGATGGGCCATATGCTAAAAAGAGCTGAAGTTACATTCATAGGCCCAAAGAGTCTCTAGACTTTACGGGTCCGTTTGGTTCGGTGGATAGGGCCAACCGGGAGATAGCGATCCAACTTTTTTATGTTTGGTTCGTTGTATGGTGTGGACGGGGCGGTCAGCATCAAAACATATTCTCTCAGATTTCTGGATGAGTTTATCCAGCCAAAATCGTCGGACCGAGCGTTCATGGGTGTatgtgttcatgatttttcttttaactCTAGATTTTATTTGAAACTATAAAAATggtttaaaaattctaaatatttttatgagcaaactagaggtCGCTAGCGAttcgttttaattggtttgattaaaaagtataaaataatatttaattaaaaatttaaaaaattacttttatggCTCATTATGTCCACCtaatcctacaaaacaaatAGAAAATTGG contains:
- the LOC133898989 gene encoding uncharacterized protein LOC133898989 isoform X2, whose protein sequence is MLDSGLCDAVIISSPNMTHYEILMDIINHRKPHHILVEKPLCTTVQHCKKVTEASKRRPDIIVQVGLEYRYMPPVAKLIHIVKSGTLGQVRMVAIREHRFPFLVKVNNWNRFNYNSGGTLVEKCCHFFDLMRLFAAANPVRVMASGAIDVNHKDEVYDGKVPDIIDNAYVIVEFDNGSRGMLDLCMFAEGSRNEQEISVVGDIGKGEAFVPESIVRFGKRTGGRDGVVTIMAEDERVKYQGLHHGSSYLEHLNFLSAIRAQGPSGPSVNLNDGLLSVAIGVAGQLSIEQGRFVTMEEVLGS
- the LOC133898989 gene encoding uncharacterized protein LOC133898989 isoform X1; its protein translation is MAAEVRYGIVGVGMMGREHLHNLAHLAAEVEREQSVLVRVTGLADPHPESLRLGLQLAAELGLPAPQTFAGHREMLDSGLCDAVIISSPNMTHYEILMDIINHRKPHHILVEKPLCTTVQHCKKVTEASKRRPDIIVQVGLEYRYMPPVAKLIHIVKSGTLGQVRMVAIREHRFPFLVKVNNWNRFNYNSGGTLVEKCCHFFDLMRLFAAANPVRVMASGAIDVNHKDEVYDGKVPDIIDNAYVIVEFDNGSRGMLDLCMFAEGSRNEQEISVVGDIGKGEAFVPESIVRFGKRTGGRDGVVTIMAEDERVKYQGLHHGSSYLEHLNFLSAIRAQGPSGPSVNLNDGLLSVAIGVAGQLSIEQGRFVTMEEVLGS